TGTGATAATGCTGACGGTGCCTTTAGGGCTTGTTGGTGCATTGGCTGGTTTATACTTTATGGGCATGACTATTAATATTTACAGTCAAATCGGCATCGTGATGTTAATAGGTTTAGCCTCAAAGAATGGTATTTTAATTGTTGAATTTGCTAACCAGCTTAGAGATGCAGGTTATGAGTTTAAAGATGCGCTAAGACAAGCCGCATCTCAACGACTACGCCCTATTATTATGACGGCTTTTACAACAATAATGAGTGCTGTCCCCCTAATGTTAGCAACAGGCCCTGGCTCTGAAAGCAGAATGGTTATTGGTGTAGTAATATTCTGTGGTGTCGCTTTTGCTACAATTTTAACTTTATACGTGATCCCTACCGCTTACTTTTATTTAGCAAAGAATACGGGATCACCTAAAGCAGTATCGAATAAAATCAAACAGTTGGAACAAGCTGAGAGTTAGTACAACTCACTTTAAGTTTCAAACCACGTAAATATTTATATAAAGGCTCGCTATGCTAGTATAACGAGCCTTTCACTCTTAATTTGGCTAATAAGCCCCTACATAATCGCTATTTAAATTTAAGCACTCCACATTAAGTGTGCCTCTATTTATTTCACGCAAATCGTTATGACAACCTAATTCAGCACCGATATATTCAGCATTGAATAGCACAATTAGCAAAAAGCTGTTACCTCGTTGATACTGAGCCACATTCAAGAACCAAACTCAGATTAAGGGCTTTATTATCAGCACACACATATTAAACAACGAAAATATCAGCAATACAGAATATCAGCTCTGCACCGCGACCAATGAAGACTTAGCACAAATTATCTTAATGCTAAGTGATGATGAGTTAGGAAGCCGAAGAGAAGATGTATCTGTCCCACTTAACGAGAATTATGTTAAGGCATTCAACGCCATCGCCAAGGATGAAAATAACGTATTAGTGGTTGCTAAATGTACCGTAAGTAAACCCAACAACGTCTTAGGTGTTGTTCAACTCACTTTTATTCCTAACTTAACGTACGTTGGTGCTTGGCGTGCCCAAATAGAAGGAGTAAGAGTTCATAAGCTATTAAGAAATAGCGACATAGGAAAAGCATTAATAAATCACTGTATTCAGTTAGCACAGCAGAGATCGTGCTGTCTCGTTCAACTCACGTGCGATAAGCTCCGTCCGAAAGCACATAACTTCTATGAAAAACTTGGATTTGAAGCTAGCCATGTAGGGTTTAAATTAAAGCTTTAACTGTTAAGGGTATCTAAGAAAGGAGAAACAAAGCAGTTATCCATTAAGAGTCGCGGGCAAAGAAGTCACATTCGCAGTATATAAAGCTCAGTGTAAATACCCCAAATACAAAAAAGGCTCCTAACGGAGCCTTTTATTCATGGAAAAACAATTTAAATCGACTGACCTTTACGCTTAGCCGTATCCTTAATATAAGACGCCCAGCTTCTTGCTGTACGCTTAGTAGAAGGATCTTTCATTGCATTCTTAATAGCTTCATGAGCTTCTTTATATTTTTCTTGGTAGAAATATGCTTCTGCCATGCTTAAATATATGCGCCCGCGCTTTTTAGAGCCATGCTTCAACGCTTTTTCGAAGACAGGAATTGCTTCTGCATAACGCTCAGACTCGTTTAATAAACTACCTTGCTTACGATAAAGCTCAGCATCGTTATCAAACTTCGCAGCTTCACCATAATAGTGAGCAGCTTTTCTAGTCTCTTTTGCAGCATGCCAGCTATTCGCTAACGTCGACACCGACTGCTTAGTACGCTTGATTAAAGCAGAATCACCGTTGTTCATGAATTTTTCTTGAAGAACAGCTGCTTTATAAGGAATACTATTTGTCGCATATAACTGTGACAACACTTTTATATGTGACTCTTTATCTAAGTGTCCCTGCTTATAAGCCAATTCCATCGTTGAAAGTGCTTTTTGGTAATCTTCAATCAACAAGTAAAATTGACCTAGCTGAGGCCACCAACGCTTGTCTTCAGGAAATAGCTTAACCAACATTTCAACGACTTTTACAGCCTCATTATACTTTTTACGCTCATAGAACGAAGCCATTTTAAGTACATAAGGTGTTTCATTAGGCTTAGTTTGCAGCTTAATCGCTTTGTCAGCCGGGCCTATTACTTTAGAAAGTTCTTTAAGCTCATAATGAGCATTAGCAATTCGGATATAGACTTTTTCATCTTCCTTGCCAGTAAAGTTCATCCAATCGTAATAGGCTTTTATCGCTTCTTTATACTGCTTTTCTTGTGAGTGTAAATCAGCTAACAAGCGAACTGATTGAGCATGCTCAGTAAAGTTAAGTAAATCTGGCGCAACCGCTTTTTTCAAATGCTTAATTGCTAATTTACCTTTACCTTCTTGACCTGCATACATATTGCCTAAAAATCTAGAAATATATGCAGCATCAAATGGCTTGCTCGCATCAACTTCAAGTAATAAAGCAATTGCTTCATCAATTTGGTCGGCAGAATAAAGCTCAAATGCTTTTGCAACTTTACGACCAACTGACTGACTTAATACTTGAGATTTACGCTTTTTTCGCTCTTCAATTTTTTGCTGATCAGCAGCTTGAGCATAAGAAACAACTGACATATTCACAGTTGTCGCCAATGCCAAAGCCAAGGCAGACGCTTTAAAAATTTGTTTCATTCGTCTCTCCTTCTTAGCCTTTGTTCAGTTTAAATTCAAGCTGTACTGTCATTCCAGGCTGCTTTTCAGCTTTGCCATCAACAATTTTCGGCTTGTATTTCCACTTTTTCAGCGCACGTCTAGCTTCACGGTCAAAGATACGCTTAGGTTCTGCTTCAATCACCTCAACGTCTTCTACACCACCAAGCTCGTTAATAGTAAAGCGAAGTTTAACCCAACCTTCTTTACCATCACGCGCTGCTTGAATTGGGTATTTAGGCTCAATTCGAACAATTGGTGTTGCATCACCATCACGACCAAGTGCACCACCAGGGCCTGAAAGACCAGCACTAGTACCACCAACATTTACCGAAGGCATATTAAATTGCATTGCATTCGGGTTGGCATCCTGAGTTTCTGGCTCTGGTTGCTCTGGTTTAGGCGGCTGCTTAGGTGGCGGTGGCGGTGGTGGTGGAACACGCCTACGCTCTTGAACCGCCGACTTAGGAGGCGCAGTCAAGATTTCTACTCGAATGTCTTCTACTTTTTCCTGGAAGCGTTTATCGCCTCCAGAAATTAAGTATGCCATAAAGACAAACAGTACATAGGTGACCGCAGCTCCGATTATTATTGATAATAAAAAACGGACCATATTAATCATCCTTTGCTGCGATCGAAATCCTGTCAATTCCTGCTGCTTTTATTGCGTCCATGACTTTTACAACAATGCCATGTTTCGCTTCTTTATCAGCTTGAATAACTACAACTTCTGTTGGCGTTTCAGCTAACATTTTTTCTAAGTTTGCACCCACACGCTCAATATCAACCATGCGTTTGTCCATCCAAATCTGACCATTTTCATGGATTGCAATAAATATATTTGCAGATTTAGCTTTAGATGCTTGTGCAGCCTTAGGTTTGTTTACTTCTATACCAGCTTCTTTCAAGAACGAAGTTGATACTATAAAGAAGATCAACATGATAAATACGATGTCAAGCATCGGCGTCATGTCAATGCCAGCTTCTTCTTCTTCACGTCTATGTTTACGAGCCATTATAATCTCTCTTTAATGATGTGGCAGACTATCAACTAAATGTTCTTTAGCTAGTTTTGCTTTAGCTTCAAGGCGTGTACTAAAAAATACACCCGACAATGCCGCTACCATTCCAGCCATAGTTGGAATAGTTGCCATTGATATACCTTCAGCCATCAAGCGTGGGTTACCTGTACCTTGGTTAGCCATGATTTCAAAAACTTGAATCATACCTGTTACCGTACCTAGTAATCCTACTAGAGGACAGATAGCAACTAGTGTCTTAATTGACAGCATGCGCTCGTTTATCTTTTCAGATGCTTCGGAAATCCAAAACTCTCGAATTTTATGTGCGTACCATGAGGTGGTGTCCTCACGTGCATCCCACTTGGCAATAATGTCTTTTTTAATGCCTGGAAATACACCTGTTATAAACCAGTATTTCTCAATCATCATTACCCACATGATAAGCAATACTGCGGCAACGATATAAAGTACGTCACCCCCAGTCGCAATAAAATCCCTGACAGATTCCCATATTTCTATCAGGAATAACATTATGCTTGCTCCTTCTCCGCGTGAGACGCGATGATTCCAGCACTTTGCTCATCCAAGATATGCATAATTGACTTGCTTTTAGCAGCAACAATACTGTGAACGAAAATCAATGGTAGTGCTGCAATTAGACCTTGAGCAGTTGTAACAAGTGCCATTGAAATTGAACCAGCCATGATTCTTGGGTCACCTGTACCGAATAATGTGATTTGTTGGAACGTTTCGATCATACCAACAACCGTACCTAGTAGACCAAGTAGTGGAGCAATTGCTGCCAAAATCTTGATTACTGTAACGCCACGTTCAACTTTAGGGATCTCTTTAAGAATTGCTTCATCAAGTTTCAACTCTAAGTTTTCAACGTCTGCGTTCTTGTTGTTGTGGTAAACCTTAAGAATACGTCCAAGTGGGTTATTGTCGCTTGGGTTAGCAGTGTTCTTAAGCTGAGAACGCATTTTGCTGCCCATAAGTGATAACGTAATTAAACGCTCTAAAGCAATTAATAGACCTAATGCAAGTACACCAGTAATGATGTAACCAACAATACCACCAGCGTGATAGCGATCTTCAAGTGTTGCTTTTTGTGTATTTAGTCTTAACAAGTTACCCATTGATGGATCAATGAATAATGGAGCCATTTCACCAGAAGCAGAGCTAGTGAAGTTTTCGATCGCAGCAAGATAGTGACCATCTGCTTCACGACCTAAAGGCTGAACCTGTTTAGTATCAATGTTATAGATTAGGTAGTTAGTGTCATTCATTAAGTTGAAGTTACCAACACGAGTAACACGTTGAACAGATGTTTCACCGTCTAAACCAACAACTTCAGTATCAAAAGATACCACTTTAGCTGATTCAGTCATTTCTGTTTGTAGTGCAATCCATAACTCTTCTAGCTCTTTAGTAGTAGGAAGCTCTTTTGCTTCAGCTAACTTAACTAATAAGTCATCACGGCCAGGGTATTGAGCACTGATAATTGAGCCAGAAATTGAACCCATAGTGTCAGTTGCTGCACGACGTACAACACCAAACATTTCACCCAAAGTACCCTTTGCATTTTCAAGCTCTGTTGCTTTTTTAGCAAGTGTTACTTCGTTTTGTGCAAATTGATTTTTAAGACGCTCGCCACGTGCTTGTTCAGCAGCTAACTCGCTTTTCGCCTTTTTAAGCAATGCTTGCTTGTCTGCACGAGCGGCCATGAACTCTTGTTCACGCTTCTTATTGATCTTACCTTCAGAGATACGATCTTTTTTAACTTGCTCTAATAATTTGTCCAATGTTGCTGTATTTGCGTTTGCATTTAATGCAACACCAGCAGAAAGTGTCATTGTTGCTGCAAGAGCGATACTTTTAAATACCTTTTTCATTATTGATTACTCCGCCGCTAAAATTGGTAGTTTAATAAGTGTAGCTGCAGCTTGCTTACGAGCGACCTTAATCGCTTGTGTCACTGAACGGTTATATTCTTCATCTAATTTCTCCCAGCTACGAGAATTATTATTCCATACCCAAGAGTTCTTTTGATCTAGAGACTGAGCTACAAACGCGACACGACCGTAATGAACGAAGTCTACTGTGATGTCTGTGCCTTCGTAGTTTAGTGTACCCTGCCATGCACGAAGCATAGAACCGTAATCTTTTTCGATTTGGTAAGCTTCAAGAACTTGACGGTATTTTTCAGAAGTGGTTACTTTAGCGCGAGACATTGTTTCACGTAGTAACTCGATGCGGCTTGCACGTTCTTCTTGAAGAATTGGAATATCAGCTTCCACAAATTCCTCTAATGTATCAATCATTTTATACATCATAGGAATTACTGTTTTCTTCGTAGTTTCGATTTCAGTAATTTGAGAGTTTAACGAGTCAATTTCTGATTGTTGATCAGCAACTAAGCGTGCTACATGGTCGTTATAAACCTTTAGGTTTTCCATTTCATCAACAACAGCACGATACTCAGCAACGATTTCCTGAGTTTGCTCGTATATTCCGTTAATTTTAGACTGCGATTTTGCAGCTGCTTTATGAATTTTTATTTCTGCTTTATGCAGTTCGTTCAGGGGATCTGCAACGGCGTTGCCTCCCACAAGTGCAAATGCACCAACTAGTGCAGTTGCAACTAGACTTTTTCTGATTCTAACAGACATAGTTCCCAACCAATTTAATGTTTAATGTTCTCGCCAATCACGAGTATTACACTTTTTCTTAGCTAATGTTTTAAGCCAAACTTCGGCATAATCCCCCGGATAATCACACAAAAGTAACTTTCCTGTCAACACAAGGAATCACGCTCTGTTTATAATTCAAACGAAATTTGTCCCTTAATTTTTTTATTTTATTTCCAACCCACAAAATTAAACATTTATGTAACATATACATTAAATTTTAAATATTACAGATTTAGTACTGGCAATCACATGTATATGAGCTACACGCTTGCCTTGTAGGCATTCATCACTCACGATACGATGTAAAAGAAAGAACTCCAATAAGTAACGTTTGAAGCGATAAGAAAGGGTTAAATAATTTAATAGGACATAAAAAAGGCCGATATAGCATGATACTAAATCGGCCAAGATGATGACACTAGCAATGTAAATTCAATAAATATCTATTTCATTGAACTTAAAGCTCAGACCGCAACTTGCAAAACTAGTTCATCTATTTTTTGTTTTGCCTGCTCAAAAGCGTCGTTATAAACACTCTCCCCCATTGCCAATCCTTCAGCATAAACAAATTCGATATCAGTTAGCCCTATAAACGCAAAAACATCTGATAAGAATTTGGTTTGCGTGTCTTTATCAGTTCCCTGATATATTCCGCCTCTTGCAGCCATCACAATGACTTTTTTGTTTTTTAATAAACCTACTGGCCCCTGCTCGGTATATTTAAACGTTTTTCCGGCACGCGCTATTCGGTCAATATAACTTTTGAATGTTGATGGAACACCAAAATTATACATAGGCATACCAACTACGATTAAATCTGAAAGCTCTACCTCTTTCAATAATTCATCTGACAAACTCGCAAGCTTTTCTTGCTCAATTGTGCGCTCACTATGTGGTGTCATCCAGGCTCGCATTTCTGCTTGGCTAAGATGAGGAATGGGATGCTGTGTCAAATCTCTATTTATGACGGTGAGATCTTCTACTATCTCTTCTTGAATTTTTGTTCGTAATAGTTGAGTTAGTTTACTTGAGTTACCTAACTCACCATTTATTGATGCATCTAAAAATAAAACAGTTTTCATATTTCAGTTCCTAATCATTTAATATGGGATAACTATAAACTCATTAAATAGAAAATAAATTGAATTAAATTGACCATATAATTCTATAAAATCGAATATTTAAATTAATGAGTAGCAACCGATTTATTCGTTCGACGTTTTGATACTGGATAACTATGTACAAAAAGCGCCACTGACGCTAAAAGTAACAATAATGCCCCTACATATAATGGTGCAGCACTATCGATGAATAGTAACAAACTACCGAAAATAGATATCAACATACTAGAAAGGCAGAATGTAGATGTTAATAACCCCATCATCGCCCCATTTCGCGACTCTTCTTCACCTTCCGTGATATACACAGGAAAGATGCCGTTATAAAGCGCGATAAAAATGCCAGTAACCGCAAAGAAAACATACATTTCGTTTCCGTTGGTTAATGGAATAATGAATAACATTATTGATAGAGAAATAAGCGCGAGCATCATAGTTTTAACTTGCCCGAACCTTTTACTGATAAGCGTAACGAAAAATAAGCTAGAAACTATCATAAAAATGTTCATGCTAACGGTGATTAAAGCTATATCAATTGGCAAGAATTGCTTTTCACTGACTAACCAAGCCGGATAAAACTCATAGAAGGCATTAATGCCTAGTGTCACGATAAACTGTACAATAAATATTCTTCGAATAGATTTAGTTTTTAACAAAGATAGTGAACCGCTTTTTTTTAATTTTCCCCACGTAAACGGTGTAGATGGTTTGAAGCGTTGCTGAGTTGTATCCTTAATGCATATCACAACAACTAATAAACAAAAGCCAACAACCATCGCTGCAACACTAAACACTGTCATATTGCTGTAAGTAGCTAACCAACCACCTGCAAGCGGACCAAGCAACCAACCAGAAAATACTGACGCATTTACTAATGACATTAAGCGTGTTTTATCAAAATAATTTGCTAGATCTAATGCCATAGCTCTCGCTATTGCGATATTACCTTCGCAAAACCCGGTTACTAATCTAGCAAATATAAACAGCGGATAATGTTCACTCCAAATTGCGTATGCTGTGAGCATGTAACCTAAACTGGCGAAAAGCAGTGAATAACTTAATACTTTTTTTCGGCCATAATGGTCTGACATCCCTCCCAGAATACTGCTTCCTATAAGCATCCCTAGCGGATATACCGCTAGTGCCAGCCCCAATAAGAGTTCAGGACTAATCCCTAAAAATAAGTTTAGCGCGCTGGAGGATTCACTTAAAAACATGGGAGCAAGAATAGGATACGGTAGCGCTATTCCTGCACAACTTAGAAAGCTAACGAATAATAATAAAGTGACTTGCATATACTTATTCATGTAAAAACCCTTATATAAACTTTTATGTTTATATATTAGAGTAAACAATAAATATGTAAACCTTTTACTTTATTTAAATTCAATTTTAATTCTATACGTTTCATAACTTGATACTGCTATATAATAAACCTTTCATAATGAGCTTTTTTAAACACTTGGATAAATATGAGAAGTATTTTAGTAAGTTGCTGGACGCTATTAGTTGGCATGTGTATTGTCGGCATCTGCGTAGGTGTACAAAGTAGCCTTATTGCTATTAGAGCCGAACATGAAGGCTTCTCTACTGCTACAATTGGCTGGGTTATGTCGGGGTATTTTCTTGGATTTTTACTTGGCTCTATTCGCGCACCAATTGTTATTAAGCGCGTTGGACATATAAGAGCCTTCGGGGCGCTTGCGTCGCTCGCTTCTATCTCAATATTAATTCATGCGTTATTTATTGATCACTTTGTGTGGTTTTTAATGCGCTTTATTTCTGGTTTCGCTTTTTCAGCCATCTATGTAGTAGCTGAAAGCTGGCTAAACGATAAAGCAGATAATAAGAACAGAGGCACATTACTATCTATCTACATGGTGACCATGTTTACAGGTGTTGGCGCCGGTCAGTTTTTATTAAACGTGGGATCTCCACAAAGTTTTGAGCAATTTACGTTAGTCTCCATTCTTATCAGTGCTGCCCTAATCCCAATGTTAGTGACAGCAACAGATGCACCTAAGATTAGTTCAGGTCAAAAAGTCGCATTTTCAGCTTTAACCAAAACAGCACCATTAGGAATATTAATCGCTTTTTTATCACAGTGTAGTTATGCATCTATTTTCGGGATGGGACCCGTTTATGCCACTCGGCTTGGTATGGACGTCAATCAAATAGCGATTTTTATCGCCGCATTTGTTACAGGTGGCGTATTACTTCAATGGCCTATTGGCCGTATTTCAGATAAGTTGGATCGACGAGTGATCATAGCAATACTCGCTGCGTTAGCGTCTGTAACAATGTATTACCTAGCAAATTTAAATTCAGAAAACTTAATGCATTTGTATTTAATGATGGCATTACTCGGGGCGTGCATCCTGCCGCTATATTCATTGGGAATGGCTCATACAAACGATTACTTAGAACGCGAACAAATGATTGGAGCTAGCAGCGCGTTAGTTAGAGTGGGTGGTACTGGTGCGGTAGTTGGAGCTCCTACAGTGGCAATGGTAATGAGCTACTTTGGTAATGAATATTACTTTTACACGATATCGGTATTTCCCGCTTTAATATGTTTATATGCACTTTGGCGAATAACTCGTCGTAAACAACAACATCATGACGGAAGTTTGTTAGTCATCGCACCAACAACCACCTCAGATGCAGCGCTTTCTGAATTAGTAAAAGATAATAGTAAAGAGAAATAGCGCCGTAAATAACAGTAAAGTATTTGGTGAATTAAAAAAGCGCTTAGCCAAAAGAAAAGGTAAGCGCTTTTTATTAACCATCAATATGTAGTGGCTGCTTAATTTTTCTAGCGAAACAGCACTGACTCTTTTTGGAACCAGTGCACGCAAAACGCAAGTAGTGCGCCTGCAACAGCAACTGTTGAAGCTAAAATCATACCGAATAAAGTATAGTCTAGCGTTCCTTTCAATAGCTCTTTCATTGCAAGTGCAATATTAGTGATCGGAATAGACGCCGTTAAAAATGTAAGTTCCATATTAGGCATCATTGCAGCCACTAGCGGCACAAAAACTAAAAAGCTAAGCGGAGCCATATAGTTTTGTCCCTCTTTGAATGTTTTCGCGTATATTGATAATGCGATCGCAATACTCGCAAAAATTGCTGAAACAGGGATCAGCAAAATAAACATAAGCAAGAGTTCCAACACACCAATTGAACCAACAATCTCTGTTACGATTTCATTACTACCCGCACCTAAAACATATCCCCAAAAGCCCATACTGAATATTGTGATTAGGGCGCATAATATTGCCGTAGTTAATACAGTTAAAAACTTACCAAGTACTAACGAAGTTCTTGGAATTGGTGTGATAAGTAACGTTTCTAATGTACCGCGCTCTTTCTCACCTGCACCTAAGTCTACCGCAGGATATGTAGCTCCCATCAGGCATAATGGAATAAGTAGATAAGGAATGAATGCACCTAACTTTTCGCCTAAGTTTTCACGTAAGTCTGCCGTATCAATCTTTTCAAGCTCAAGTGGCTTAAGGAGTGCTAATTTTGCTTCCCCTGTAATCCCTAAGGATTCTAGTTTTGCATTTTTTAAGCCCTCAGAAAGTTCGTCCGTAATTTCTTGTATATTCTTGTATAAAAAATTGACTGAAGACGAATCATTATAAATCACTTTCCATTTAGCTTGTTTTCCTGCCTCAAAAGACTCAGACAGATTATCCTGAAGGATGATGACCACATCTACTTTTTCGCTTTTTACAGCCTCAATAGCTTCCGCTTCTGTTGCCAACACTAATTCTGCTTTTTTAAAGCTTTTATGGTAAAAAATCTTCTCCACAAATTCTTGAGAATTCGCTTCACTGATAATGGCATAAGTGTTTACTTTTTGCTCTGCATCTAATTGTGCTTTGCCTAATAAAAAACTCATTAGGCCGAACAAAATTGGAAAAATTATCATTGGTAATGCAATAACAAAAAATAACGTCTTTCTGTCTCTGGTTATTTCAAGTAACTCTTTTTTGAATACTTCAAACATTACGCATTCTCTCCTACTACTGCTTTTTCCATCTCGATATTTTGTTCAGATGAGCTGATTTCATCACTTATATTATGAGCCTTATCATGGATCAGAGACATAAATGCTTCACTGATGACATGATTTTCACTTAACGCTTTAAATTCAGCTAACGTGCCTGAGAAACAGCTTTCACCTTCATTAATCACAGCAACCCTGTCGCAAAGGCGCTCTACTTCACCTAAATGATGAGTTGAGAAAATGACAGGGATATTTAGCGCTTTCAATGACTCAATAAAACTAAGCAATGTTTCTGTCGTCATAATATCTAAACCCGTTGTAGGTTCATCTAAAATAACCACTTCGGGTTCATGAATAACAGCACGCGCAATAGATGCTTTTTGCGTCATACCAGTGGATAATTGCTCTGCTTTTCTATTGGCAAATGAGTGCATTTCAAGCAAGTCATAAAGTGCTTTAATACGCTCATTGATTTTTTCTTTTTTCATACCATGCAACTTTGCAAAGTATCGAATATTTTCATCAACAGTTAATTTACCGTATAGCCCTGTTGAACCTGATAAAAAGCCGATTTTTTTTCTTGCTAATATTGGTTTAGATACAACATCTACCCCATTAATTTCGATACTACCTTCATGTGGTTGAAGTGCAGTGGATAGCATTCTCAGGGTTGTTGTTTTACCGGCTCCA
This is a stretch of genomic DNA from Flocculibacter collagenilyticus. It encodes these proteins:
- a CDS encoding MotA/TolQ/ExbB proton channel family protein — encoded protein: MLFLIEIWESVRDFIATGGDVLYIVAAVLLIMWVMMIEKYWFITGVFPGIKKDIIAKWDAREDTTSWYAHKIREFWISEASEKINERMLSIKTLVAICPLVGLLGTVTGMIQVFEIMANQGTGNPRLMAEGISMATIPTMAGMVAALSGVFFSTRLEAKAKLAKEHLVDSLPHH
- a CDS encoding MFS transporter, which produces MRSILVSCWTLLVGMCIVGICVGVQSSLIAIRAEHEGFSTATIGWVMSGYFLGFLLGSIRAPIVIKRVGHIRAFGALASLASISILIHALFIDHFVWFLMRFISGFAFSAIYVVAESWLNDKADNKNRGTLLSIYMVTMFTGVGAGQFLLNVGSPQSFEQFTLVSILISAALIPMLVTATDAPKISSGQKVAFSALTKTAPLGILIAFLSQCSYASIFGMGPVYATRLGMDVNQIAIFIAAFVTGGVLLQWPIGRISDKLDRRVIIAILAALASVTMYYLANLNSENLMHLYLMMALLGACILPLYSLGMAHTNDYLEREQMIGASSALVRVGGTGAVVGAPTVAMVMSYFGNEYYFYTISVFPALICLYALWRITRRKQQHHDGSLLVIAPTTTSDAALSELVKDNSKEK
- a CDS encoding FMN-dependent NADH-azoreductase gives rise to the protein MKTVLFLDASINGELGNSSKLTQLLRTKIQEEIVEDLTVINRDLTQHPIPHLSQAEMRAWMTPHSERTIEQEKLASLSDELLKEVELSDLIVVGMPMYNFGVPSTFKSYIDRIARAGKTFKYTEQGPVGLLKNKKVIVMAARGGIYQGTDKDTQTKFLSDVFAFIGLTDIEFVYAEGLAMGESVYNDAFEQAKQKIDELVLQVAV
- a CDS encoding MotA/TolQ/ExbB proton channel family protein yields the protein MKKVFKSIALAATMTLSAGVALNANANTATLDKLLEQVKKDRISEGKINKKREQEFMAARADKQALLKKAKSELAAEQARGERLKNQFAQNEVTLAKKATELENAKGTLGEMFGVVRRAATDTMGSISGSIISAQYPGRDDLLVKLAEAKELPTTKELEELWIALQTEMTESAKVVSFDTEVVGLDGETSVQRVTRVGNFNLMNDTNYLIYNIDTKQVQPLGREADGHYLAAIENFTSSASGEMAPLFIDPSMGNLLRLNTQKATLEDRYHAGGIVGYIITGVLALGLLIALERLITLSLMGSKMRSQLKNTANPSDNNPLGRILKVYHNNKNADVENLELKLDEAILKEIPKVERGVTVIKILAAIAPLLGLLGTVVGMIETFQQITLFGTGDPRIMAGSISMALVTTAQGLIAALPLIFVHSIVAAKSKSIMHILDEQSAGIIASHAEKEQA
- a CDS encoding energy transducer TonB; the encoded protein is MVRFLLSIIIGAAVTYVLFVFMAYLISGGDKRFQEKVEDIRVEILTAPPKSAVQERRRVPPPPPPPPKQPPKPEQPEPETQDANPNAMQFNMPSVNVGGTSAGLSGPGGALGRDGDATPIVRIEPKYPIQAARDGKEGWVKLRFTINELGGVEDVEVIEAEPKRIFDREARRALKKWKYKPKIVDGKAEKQPGMTVQLEFKLNKG
- a CDS encoding ExbD/TolR family protein, with product MARKHRREEEEAGIDMTPMLDIVFIMLIFFIVSTSFLKEAGIEVNKPKAAQASKAKSANIFIAIHENGQIWMDKRMVDIERVGANLEKMLAETPTEVVVIQADKEAKHGIVVKVMDAIKAAGIDRISIAAKDD
- a CDS encoding GNAT family N-acetyltransferase; amino-acid sequence: MLSDDELGSRREDVSVPLNENYVKAFNAIAKDENNVLVVAKCTVSKPNNVLGVVQLTFIPNLTYVGAWRAQIEGVRVHKLLRNSDIGKALINHCIQLAQQRSCCLVQLTCDKLRPKAHNFYEKLGFEASHVGFKLKL
- a CDS encoding DUF3450 domain-containing protein; translated protein: MSVRIRKSLVATALVGAFALVGGNAVADPLNELHKAEIKIHKAAAKSQSKINGIYEQTQEIVAEYRAVVDEMENLKVYNDHVARLVADQQSEIDSLNSQITEIETTKKTVIPMMYKMIDTLEEFVEADIPILQEERASRIELLRETMSRAKVTTSEKYRQVLEAYQIEKDYGSMLRAWQGTLNYEGTDITVDFVHYGRVAFVAQSLDQKNSWVWNNNSRSWEKLDEEYNRSVTQAIKVARKQAAATLIKLPILAAE
- a CDS encoding tetratricopeptide repeat protein — its product is MKQIFKASALALALATTVNMSVVSYAQAADQQKIEERKKRKSQVLSQSVGRKVAKAFELYSADQIDEAIALLLEVDASKPFDAAYISRFLGNMYAGQEGKGKLAIKHLKKAVAPDLLNFTEHAQSVRLLADLHSQEKQYKEAIKAYYDWMNFTGKEDEKVYIRIANAHYELKELSKVIGPADKAIKLQTKPNETPYVLKMASFYERKKYNEAVKVVEMLVKLFPEDKRWWPQLGQFYLLIEDYQKALSTMELAYKQGHLDKESHIKVLSQLYATNSIPYKAAVLQEKFMNNGDSALIKRTKQSVSTLANSWHAAKETRKAAHYYGEAAKFDNDAELYRKQGSLLNESERYAEAIPVFEKALKHGSKKRGRIYLSMAEAYFYQEKYKEAHEAIKNAMKDPSTKRTARSWASYIKDTAKRKGQSI
- a CDS encoding MFS transporter translates to MNKYMQVTLLLFVSFLSCAGIALPYPILAPMFLSESSSALNLFLGISPELLLGLALAVYPLGMLIGSSILGGMSDHYGRKKVLSYSLLFASLGYMLTAYAIWSEHYPLFIFARLVTGFCEGNIAIARAMALDLANYFDKTRLMSLVNASVFSGWLLGPLAGGWLATYSNMTVFSVAAMVVGFCLLVVVICIKDTTQQRFKPSTPFTWGKLKKSGSLSLLKTKSIRRIFIVQFIVTLGINAFYEFYPAWLVSEKQFLPIDIALITVSMNIFMIVSSLFFVTLISKRFGQVKTMMLALISLSIMLFIIPLTNGNEMYVFFAVTGIFIALYNGIFPVYITEGEEESRNGAMMGLLTSTFCLSSMLISIFGSLLLFIDSAAPLYVGALLLLLASVALFVHSYPVSKRRTNKSVATH